A window from Myxococcus fulvus encodes these proteins:
- a CDS encoding pentapeptide repeat-containing protein yields the protein MTTERGMDPGVVERLAREESFANETFEGLDLQGVVLTDKEFYRCTFENCQLQESRWKGSRLENCVVRGSNLTRAQLSSTALRDVRFEGSKLMGIDWSNLASNPELGFVECGLSYCSFVGLSLRKTDFLRCVARESNFYDLDLTDSDFSGTDLSGSNFRGCMLTRVDFRDTVGTFLDPQHNKLKDVRVPVETAVALARNLGMLVAGFHDEAPKRAPRKAR from the coding sequence GACGGAGCGTGGGATGGACCCGGGGGTGGTGGAGCGGCTCGCGCGCGAGGAGTCGTTCGCGAACGAGACCTTCGAGGGGCTCGACCTCCAGGGGGTGGTGCTCACCGACAAGGAGTTCTATCGGTGCACGTTCGAGAACTGCCAGCTCCAGGAGAGCCGGTGGAAGGGCTCGCGGCTGGAGAACTGCGTGGTCCGTGGCAGCAACCTCACCCGGGCGCAGCTGTCCTCCACCGCGCTCCGGGACGTGCGCTTCGAGGGCTCGAAGCTGATGGGCATCGACTGGAGCAACCTCGCGTCGAACCCCGAGCTGGGATTCGTGGAGTGCGGCCTGTCGTACTGCTCGTTCGTCGGACTGAGCCTGCGGAAGACGGACTTCCTGCGCTGCGTCGCACGGGAGTCGAACTTCTATGATTTGGACCTGACGGATTCGGACTTCTCGGGCACCGACCTGAGCGGCAGCAACTTCCGGGGCTGCATGCTCACGCGCGTGGACTTCCGGGACACGGTGGGCACGTTCCTCGACCCGCAGCACAACAAGCTCAAGGACGTGCGCGTCCCGGTGGAGACGGCGGTCGCGCTCGCGCGGAACCTGGGCATGTTGGTGGCGGGCTTCCACGACGAGGCACCGAAGCGCGCGCCGAGGAAGGCCCGGTAG